DNA from Eubalaena glacialis isolate mEubGla1 chromosome 2, mEubGla1.1.hap2.+ XY, whole genome shotgun sequence:
TCCTAGTGCACTGTGACCACGGGCTCTCCGTGCCCACTCTTGGTCCTGGAGCTGAGGCCACGCTGCATGAGAGGTCCCTGGGCAGTTGCAACTCTCAGTCAATAAGCCGGAAACAGGTTAAAGAGAAGACAAGACAGTAAAGGTCAAATAGATGCTATCCCAGATAAAATATCAAGGGCTTGTGGACTTGAGCTGGACACTATGTAAAAATGAGGTAACCAGATATCAATAACATTGAGAATTCAAGATGCTTGTAGCACAGCTGAAGACACAGCTTTTCACGTGTAGCTGCAGGAAGTTCTGCTTGGGAGCATTCTATTTAGGATTCACTTCTGAGCAGCACTCCTAGATAGTTCTCTTATTTGGTACATCTAAACTTCTGAATAATCTCAAAATGATGCCTCAAACACCTCCAAGGTTCTGTAGGTGCTTCCAAATCAAAGAAAGGTCTTGTCACGCCTGGTATTATTTTGGTGTTAGCCTATATTAtataacaattatttaaaaattggtaatCCATATTTGGGTTCAATGATAGCTctattaatcttattttattaacTAGAACATCTTATTCTCCCAATAGGATTAGTGGCTAGAGCTTATTGtacaaccaaaaccaaaatggGGGCAATGGGTTCTTGGAATCTAATCACCCATGATGAAATATCCCACTGGCCGACTCTCTGATGCAAGATCACCAGGGCGTTTCAACGCAGCCTCAACTTTCATATGGTCAAGTCCTCATGATGGCCAGATATCCAAACGCTTAGATTTTTGTAGGACTCAGAATCCTTTTTCTCTTAGCTAGCCCTCTTCTTGCTCATTCTCTTTTACACGCATCTGTCCAACTTTGGTAGGCTGTTGAGTTCCAGTGGAAGAAATCCCATTCTGCCTCGTAGCCTCTCCCTTAGGGACTCAGAAAGGGAAGGTAGTGCAGTTCTTTCTGGCCATCTGCCTGGCATGGGACCCCAGGCTTCTTGGGGTAAGTTTGACTGgcaattttaaagaattcttccGCAGCATCGAGTGTAATGAGACAGTCCACAACAAAGAGATATCTCTCCGAAAGCTCCCAACTGGTTGGGAAAATATTGGTCTCTTCAGCCAGTCTCAACAATATCTCCCGAGCTCTCCTTGTGTTTTTAGAATCACTGATGGTGCTGAGTTTTGTCACTGACAACAAAGAGTCTGCTTCCTTTTGAAAACCTAAATCTTCTAAAATGCGTTTCCATCTATTTCTCACTTCCCTTCGAATCTGTCGCAGGGTGTAGATATCATAGTTGAGTTTTTGCCACTCTTCTGAATCTTTGGCCTGTTGATTACGAACAACGATCAAATTGTAGAGGATCCTGTCATCGTCTGCCTCTGTGTGGGACACATCGCGAGGCACGCTCCACAGATTCTTTTCATCTTCCCTCACCAGCGTGGCTCTGAAGGAAGAATATGGATTGTTATCAAGGGGCAACACAATCGATCCTTATTCCACTGCTGGCCTGTTCCACAGCTAAGGATTTGGTGAGGTTGTAAACACCTTCTCTGGCAGCTCCACTATGCCTAAAGATTCTATTTCCCAGTATCCCTTATAGGTAGGTATGACCATTTAACTGAGTTCTAGCTGATGACGAATGTCAGTGAATGTAATGGCGCCACTTTCAGATGGTGCTAGATGCAGGAGCTCGGTCGCGATGGCCTTTCCGATGCCCGTACCCCCGCCGGTGACGATGGCCACTTGGTGCTGCATCAAGCCTGCTGCCAGGCAGCTTTTGCCCTTGACCTAAGAACTCACGGCCACGGGACATTTGAGTGATGAAGTGTAGGCCAGGTTAAGTCACTGGGTCCACGCCACCTTTTAAATATGCCGGAGAGAGGGCTCACGTCCACGTGACCGCCCCccattgtattttatgtcaaaaaaaagcatgatctctatcaatttgagacatcatgttttagaaaatttggatataagatgcattttttccctttcctagctaacctaaattaatagcaaaagtaatcatttattgagcacctactgtgttacacaaattatttttaatctttataacacacctacaatgtaggcattataattgccatttttaaaatgaggaaattgaaactcagaaatgcaatataatctgagcagagttacacagctattgaatggcagagctagtatttaaacctgtctcgtcatgttccaaagtctatgtctgtattaagataggaagactataactttctgatactcaatacacctaaaaaagtgaaatttagagaatgtgaaaattctccccatatcagaaaactagtgtaatttttaaaagaagtatcatgagcagaatcaggcaattaagtaaaagtactattcaagtacacaaatcactgtgatcattggagaacatgttactgtcacatgaaaggcaatgagagaagaatagtatttacagcggtgggagaaaatttctctgtctttatgcttctttgccttttaaaatgttaatctcataatgataaaactaaaggaacaataggttttgtttccaaaagctgcTGCTAATAATGATATGTTCACTATACTATAGGCTGTCTAGGCCAGTGTGTTTGtgcattacttgtttatttatgtatatacttaatttttaaaataagtcttttattataaatatgatatacctTCGTTGCTACATATTCAAGCCATAGAGAAAGGCATAGAATCGTTTTTCgttatattcttccagattttattattttttcacttccttttcctttcctccctttatttgaGGTTGTTATTTATGGAAATGCTGGCCCAAAGCTTGAAGTTTCTAATGACTCTATTAAGCTTCTACcatcccacttcctgcttccaagtggcaaccactttgaatttttcaacttgatcttttggtgtttacctctgtatctccatgtaacatgtttatacatgtttctacttcctgtattttctcattgaaattaccttttgacttcccatttttggaagatgaggatttatatcttttcacaatcccttctcaacccccactacacacacacacacacacacacacacacaaacacacacacacacaccctttcaacttggtaagagtgaaattttggttttgtttttttaggactgaatccagtatactatgatcactttttcttgtacattttgtttaactttgagctaatattttctctctttcatattctatcaactttatatgtactcttcactaattcaactccaaagcctccttctgttgtgtaataaacttcttattatatccaaacacattaggtcttctccgaattttctcttcttactaaaaaataactttcctggaaACTTCTAAGCTGCTACAACCTGGACTCgttcctctctgtgcccacctttggtcctggacacacttcacta
Protein-coding regions in this window:
- the LOC133084629 gene encoding melanoregulin-like, producing the protein MQHQVAIVTGGGTGIGKAIATELLHLAPSERSIVLPLDNNPYSSFRATLVREDEKNLWSVPRDVSHTEADDDRILYNLIVVRNQQAKDSEEWQKLNYDIYTLRQIRREVRNRWKRILEDLGFQKEADSLLSVTKLSTISDSKNTRRAREILLRLAEETNIFPTSWELSERYLFVVDCLITLDAAEEFFKIASQTYPKKPGVPCQADGQKELHYLPFLSP